The Cellulophaga sp. L1A9 genome window below encodes:
- a CDS encoding SulP family inorganic anion transporter, whose protein sequence is MRKEFTPKLFSLLKQGISKETLIKDILSGLIVGIVALPLAIAFAIASGVSPEKGILTAIIAGIIISTFGGSRVQIGGPTGAFIVIVYGIVQQYGTDGLTIATFMAGFIIIGFGLARLGNLLKYIPYSLIVGFTSGIALIIFSTQINDFFGLHIAKVPADFIAKWMVYFSNFDRINWYAIAIAIATIFITLYFQKLVKKVPGSIVAILLSTLAVVLFDIPVDTIESNFGTIPNKLGLPHIPEVNFETIKALIQPAFAIAILGSIESLLSAVVSDSMIGGKHRTNMELVAQGAANIMSSLFGGIPATGAIARTATNVKNGGRTPIAGIVHALVLLAIMLLFAPYAKLIPMPCLAGILMVVAYHMSEWKQFKSILKGNRMDVIILLTTFFLTVIFDLVIAIEIGIVLSSFMFMKRMSESVKIKGFSSEIGSDEHLFDEEMLDIPKGVILYEINGPLFFGAARQFQETITNTHFQPKVIIIRMRYVPLIDATGYQSIKEIIKTYKARKIKVIISGIGKDLRKDFEKNEVFLCIESDLVVEDIHTAIKKAKENL, encoded by the coding sequence ATGCGTAAAGAATTTACACCCAAATTATTTTCTCTTTTAAAACAAGGCATCTCAAAAGAAACCTTAATTAAAGATATCCTTTCGGGATTAATTGTAGGGATTGTTGCGCTACCATTGGCTATTGCCTTTGCTATTGCCTCTGGTGTTTCTCCTGAAAAAGGAATCTTAACTGCAATTATAGCAGGTATCATTATTTCTACATTTGGAGGTAGCAGGGTACAAATAGGTGGGCCAACAGGTGCTTTTATTGTAATTGTTTATGGTATTGTGCAACAATACGGAACAGATGGCTTAACCATTGCTACTTTTATGGCTGGTTTTATCATTATTGGTTTTGGATTGGCACGGCTTGGAAATTTACTCAAATACATCCCTTATTCTCTTATTGTAGGTTTTACAAGTGGTATTGCCCTTATTATTTTTTCTACTCAAATCAATGATTTTTTTGGCCTCCATATCGCTAAAGTTCCCGCTGATTTTATAGCTAAATGGATGGTATATTTTAGCAATTTTGACCGTATAAACTGGTATGCTATTGCTATTGCTATCGCCACTATATTTATTACACTTTATTTCCAAAAATTAGTTAAAAAGGTCCCTGGATCTATCGTTGCCATATTATTATCTACTCTAGCTGTGGTATTGTTTGATATTCCTGTAGATACTATTGAAAGTAATTTTGGGACAATTCCTAATAAATTAGGGCTTCCTCATATTCCAGAGGTTAATTTCGAGACGATTAAAGCACTTATTCAACCGGCATTTGCCATTGCCATATTAGGGAGTATCGAGTCTCTCCTTTCTGCTGTAGTTTCAGATTCTATGATTGGAGGAAAACACCGTACAAATATGGAATTGGTAGCACAAGGAGCGGCAAATATAATGTCATCTCTCTTCGGTGGAATTCCCGCTACAGGCGCTATAGCGAGAACTGCAACCAATGTAAAAAATGGAGGACGAACACCTATTGCAGGGATCGTTCATGCTTTAGTGCTATTAGCTATTATGCTTTTATTTGCTCCCTATGCAAAATTAATACCTATGCCATGTCTTGCTGGGATTTTAATGGTTGTAGCCTACCACATGAGTGAGTGGAAACAATTTAAATCTATTCTAAAAGGCAATAGAATGGATGTCATTATTTTATTAACCACGTTCTTTCTTACGGTAATCTTTGATTTGGTTATTGCCATAGAAATTGGAATCGTATTATCCAGTTTTATGTTTATGAAAAGAATGAGTGAATCTGTTAAGATTAAAGGATTTTCATCCGAAATTGGTAGTGATGAACATCTTTTTGACGAAGAAATGCTAGATATCCCTAAGGGAGTTATTTTATATGAAATTAACGGACCTCTATTTTTTGGAGCAGCCAGACAATTTCAAGAAACCATTACCAATACACATTTTCAGCCTAAAGTAATTATTATAAGAATGCGCTACGTTCCATTAATAGATGCTACAGGATACCAGAGCATTAAAGAAAT
- a CDS encoding DUF983 domain-containing protein has product MKKGTKSYSILKLKCPRCQIGNLFYNPGLFVVKDILKMPDNCPHCKQDFKLEPGFYSAALWISYPIVLLIFIPLISLGLVVHSMHSFFKFIFPFIVLFSFMLQIPLMRIARAILLNMTIDYRPNNKVE; this is encoded by the coding sequence ATGAAAAAAGGAACCAAAAGTTATAGTATTTTAAAATTAAAATGTCCACGTTGTCAAATTGGAAATTTATTTTATAATCCCGGATTATTTGTAGTTAAAGACATCTTAAAGATGCCCGATAATTGTCCTCATTGTAAACAAGATTTTAAGCTTGAGCCTGGATTTTATTCTGCTGCCTTATGGATTAGCTATCCTATTGTACTTCTTATTTTCATCCCATTAATTTCTTTGGGATTAGTCGTACATAGCATGCATAGCTTTTTCAAATTTATATTTCCATTTATTGTACTCTTTAGTTTTATGTTACAAATTCCTTTAATGCGTATTGCAAGAGCTATTTTATTGAATATGACTATTGATTATAGACCAAATAATAAAGTAGAATAA
- the icd gene encoding NADP-dependent isocitrate dehydrogenase, with translation MNESKISLIDGKLNVPNTPTIPFIEGDGTGPDIWKATKLVIDTAVQKAYGDNRAIKWKEVYAGEKAFKKTGEWLPKETIDSISKYLVAIKGPLTTPIGGGMRSLNVALRQQLDLYACVRPVKWYEGVPSPVKAPEKVDMVIFRENTEDIYAGIEWLNGTPELEKIKNFLINEMGVTAIRFPDTVSIGIKPVSKEGTERLVRAAIQYAIDNNRDSVTIVHKGNIMKFTEGKFKEWGYQLAKDEFAAKDYEGGPWQVLTKNGHQVIIKDVIADAFLQQIILRPEQYDVIATLNLNGDYISDALAAIVGGIGIAPGANINYNTGVSIFEATHGTAPKYKDLDKVNPSSEILSGVMMLEYLGWQEAADLIVKGLKGAIQKKTVTYDFERLMNGATLLKCSEFGKAIVNNM, from the coding sequence ATGAATGAAAGTAAAATTAGTCTTATTGACGGCAAATTAAATGTTCCAAACACTCCTACGATCCCATTTATTGAAGGAGATGGCACGGGTCCAGATATTTGGAAAGCCACAAAATTAGTCATTGATACAGCCGTTCAAAAAGCATATGGTGATAACAGAGCAATTAAATGGAAAGAAGTATATGCCGGTGAAAAAGCCTTTAAAAAAACTGGAGAATGGTTACCAAAAGAGACTATTGACAGTATTTCAAAATATCTGGTAGCTATTAAAGGTCCATTAACCACGCCAATAGGTGGTGGTATGCGATCTCTTAATGTAGCATTACGCCAACAATTAGATTTATACGCTTGCGTAAGACCTGTTAAATGGTATGAAGGGGTACCTTCTCCTGTTAAAGCTCCTGAAAAAGTAGACATGGTCATCTTTAGAGAAAACACGGAAGATATTTACGCAGGAATAGAATGGCTGAATGGTACGCCTGAATTAGAAAAAATAAAGAACTTCCTCATCAATGAAATGGGCGTAACTGCCATTCGGTTTCCTGATACGGTATCTATAGGAATTAAACCCGTTTCAAAAGAAGGTACAGAACGTTTAGTGAGAGCAGCCATTCAATATGCCATAGACAATAATAGAGATTCCGTGACCATTGTCCATAAAGGAAATATTATGAAATTCACTGAAGGGAAATTCAAGGAATGGGGGTATCAATTGGCTAAAGATGAGTTTGCCGCAAAAGACTATGAAGGAGGTCCTTGGCAGGTACTTACTAAAAACGGACATCAGGTAATTATCAAAGATGTTATCGCCGATGCATTTCTACAACAAATAATACTGAGACCGGAACAATATGATGTTATTGCTACCTTAAACTTAAATGGGGATTATATTTCTGATGCTTTAGCTGCTATTGTAGGTGGGATAGGAATTGCACCAGGTGCCAATATAAATTACAATACAGGAGTTTCTATATTTGAAGCGACCCACGGAACAGCACCAAAATATAAAGATCTAGATAAAGTAAATCCTTCTTCTGAAATCCTATCTGGCGTAATGATGTTAGAATATTTGGGATGGCAAGAAGCTGCAGACCTTATCGTCAAAGGGTTAAAGGGAGCTATTCAGAAAAAAACAGTAACCTATGATTTTGAAAGATTAATGAACGGTGCCACACTGCTTAAATGTTCTGAATTTGGAAAAGCTATTGTGAATAATATGTAA
- a CDS encoding Crp/Fnr family transcriptional regulator gives MKNLYSQFDFQSNLLFEALTSDEKKIVYNAMEPLFIKKGSLLFYEEGVPTGIFQIEKGKAKKIKRGFSGTEQIFYIYTAGDVLGYHALFGEERYQDSCEALEDLEVNFIAKDVFLQLLQNIPALQQTFIKNIGHEFGVLANIIALLAQKNQNSRLAVNLLILENRFKKHNKEGGIDLTREDLANIIGTSIESLGRSLKQFKDEGIIEVNKRVIHIINKDKISQLLNLDLTL, from the coding sequence ATGAAAAATTTGTATTCGCAATTTGATTTTCAGAGTAATCTGCTTTTTGAAGCATTGACTTCTGATGAAAAAAAAATAGTATATAATGCAATGGAACCTTTATTCATAAAAAAAGGAAGTCTCTTATTTTATGAAGAAGGGGTACCAACGGGAATCTTTCAAATTGAAAAGGGAAAAGCAAAAAAAATAAAAAGAGGTTTTTCAGGTACAGAACAGATATTTTATATTTACACAGCTGGAGATGTACTTGGGTATCACGCACTATTTGGTGAGGAACGTTACCAGGATTCATGTGAAGCTTTGGAAGATTTAGAAGTAAATTTTATAGCTAAGGATGTTTTTCTTCAACTTTTACAAAATATTCCCGCTTTACAGCAAACCTTTATTAAGAACATTGGTCATGAATTTGGGGTGTTAGCTAATATTATAGCGTTGCTTGCCCAAAAGAATCAAAATTCCCGACTAGCTGTTAACTTACTTATTTTAGAAAATAGATTTAAGAAGCATAATAAAGAAGGGGGTATTGATTTAACACGTGAAGATTTAGCCAATATCATTGGTACTTCAATTGAAAGCTTGGGAAGGAGTCTCAAACAATTTAAAGATGAGGGGATTATTGAAGTAAATAAAAGAGTTATTCATATTATAAACAAGGATAAAATTTCACAACTTCTTAATCTTGATTTAACCCTTTAA
- a CDS encoding tail fiber protein produces the protein MKKIILPILLIGISLGVKAQNIFPVNGNVGVGTATPSSKLQINEGDVTIYGLNTSRYLRFTQNNLQGAFLNYDGANNILNIGVNNVNTTDVSNDNNAISIARLNGNVGIGTTNPDMKLTVKGNIHAEEVKIDLSVPAPDYVFKEDYKLRSIEDLENYIKENSHLPEIPSAKEFEQHGVMQGEMDMNLLKKIEELTLYIILQEKKLKKLEALDSKYIELQKRLDKLENKN, from the coding sequence ATGAAAAAAATTATCTTACCCATATTATTAATTGGAATAAGCCTGGGCGTTAAAGCTCAAAATATATTTCCTGTTAATGGAAATGTAGGTGTTGGAACAGCAACTCCAAGCAGCAAACTTCAAATCAATGAAGGCGATGTAACTATCTATGGCTTAAATACTTCTAGATATTTACGGTTTACACAAAACAACCTTCAAGGTGCTTTTTTAAACTATGATGGAGCTAATAATATTTTAAATATTGGTGTTAATAATGTGAATACCACAGATGTTTCTAATGATAATAATGCAATTAGTATTGCTCGATTAAATGGAAATGTGGGTATTGGAACTACAAATCCAGATATGAAGTTAACCGTTAAAGGCAATATTCATGCAGAAGAAGTTAAAATAGACCTTAGCGTTCCTGCTCCTGATTATGTCTTTAAAGAAGATTACAAGCTTAGAAGCATTGAAGACCTAGAAAATTATATAAAAGAAAATAGCCATCTTCCTGAAATACCATCTGCTAAAGAATTTGAGCAACATGGTGTAATGCAAGGTGAAATGGATATGAACCTTCTTAAAAAGATTGAAGAACTAACCTTATATATTATTCTTCAAGAAAAGAAGCTTAAAAAGCTAGAAGCACTTGATTCTAAATATATTGAGCTACAAAAAAGATTAGATAAATTAGAAAATAAAAACTAA
- a CDS encoding ankyrin repeat domain-containing protein translates to MKYTLVVLILIFSRTMNAQSIFDASRNGDLAQITALYSADNDVINSVDDKGFTPLILAAYNNQAEVVDFLINKGCDLNAQDFSGNTALMGVCFKGYSAIAKTLIASGTRVNQQNFNEATALIYASTFGHAEIVSFLLQNNADKTIKDNRGNTALTHSKMQGNEEISQLLLAK, encoded by the coding sequence ATGAAATATACCCTAGTAGTTTTAATTTTAATATTTAGTAGGACCATGAACGCACAATCAATTTTTGATGCCTCAAGAAATGGTGATTTAGCACAAATTACAGCATTATATTCTGCAGATAACGATGTCATCAATTCTGTTGATGATAAAGGTTTTACGCCGTTAATTCTAGCTGCCTACAATAATCAGGCAGAGGTGGTTGATTTTCTAATAAACAAAGGATGTGATTTAAATGCACAAGATTTTTCTGGAAATACAGCATTAATGGGCGTTTGCTTTAAAGGATATAGTGCTATTGCAAAGACATTAATAGCGAGCGGTACCCGTGTAAACCAGCAAAACTTTAATGAAGCCACTGCATTAATATATGCCAGTACTTTTGGCCACGCTGAAATTGTATCGTTCTTGTTACAGAATAATGCAGATAAAACCATCAAAGACAATAGAGGCAATACAGCGTTAACTCATTCAAAAATGCAAGGAAATGAAGAAATTTCACAATTGTTACTTGCCAAATAA
- a CDS encoding catalase encodes MKKTLVTLIILSYSLTGFSQSDNIITTNGGVPVGDNQNSKTVGEYGPVLLEDIFLVEKLAAFDRERIPERVVHPRGAGASGYFEATKDMSAYTKAVLFAETGKKTDLAVRLSTVIHGKGSPETARDPRGFAVKFYTEQGNYDIVGNNLPIFFIRDAIKFPDMVHSLKPSPETNKQDPNRYFDFFSNVPEATHMITRLWTDLGIPKGYQYMNGSSVHGYKWINKAGEVTYVKYSWVSKQGEKNLTAEEATLQQGLDWQHATVSLRKAIAEGNYPQWDLYVQMIKPEDLHSFDFWPLDATKDWPADKIEKIKVGTMTLNQNPINYFEQVESIAFSPGALIPGIEPSEDKLLQGRLFSYFDTQRHRLGPNFLQLEINKPLEDPKNYNSDSWISAGNKRFENPDINYQPSSKASLTEDPQYKQSETTLTNVTITQKKITKTNDFAQAGDFYRSLTKQEQDNLIKNLSGDLGQVTDKNIQKTMIGYFYQADREYGMRIAKALGFSQKDFMN; translated from the coding sequence ATGAAAAAGACATTAGTTACCCTTATTATCCTCTCGTATTCTTTAACCGGATTTTCACAGAGCGATAACATCATTACAACAAACGGAGGAGTGCCTGTTGGTGATAACCAAAATTCTAAAACGGTAGGAGAATATGGTCCTGTGTTATTGGAAGATATTTTTCTTGTAGAAAAATTGGCTGCCTTTGATAGAGAACGAATTCCCGAGCGTGTGGTACATCCAAGAGGCGCTGGTGCCTCTGGGTATTTTGAAGCCACAAAAGATATGTCTGCTTACACAAAAGCTGTATTATTTGCAGAAACTGGCAAAAAAACAGATCTAGCGGTACGACTATCTACTGTAATCCATGGAAAAGGCTCACCAGAAACAGCAAGAGATCCAAGAGGTTTTGCCGTTAAATTTTATACAGAACAAGGTAATTATGATATCGTAGGAAACAATCTTCCTATTTTCTTTATTAGAGATGCCATAAAATTCCCAGATATGGTACACTCCTTGAAACCATCTCCTGAGACAAACAAGCAAGATCCGAACAGGTATTTTGATTTCTTTTCTAATGTTCCTGAAGCTACCCATATGATTACCAGATTATGGACCGATTTAGGGATACCAAAAGGATACCAATATATGAACGGTAGTAGCGTTCACGGTTACAAATGGATAAACAAAGCTGGTGAAGTAACATATGTGAAATATTCCTGGGTTTCTAAGCAAGGTGAAAAGAACTTAACTGCAGAAGAAGCTACCCTCCAACAAGGTTTAGATTGGCAACATGCTACCGTAAGCTTACGTAAAGCTATTGCTGAAGGTAATTATCCGCAATGGGATTTATATGTGCAAATGATAAAACCAGAAGACCTCCACTCCTTTGATTTTTGGCCTTTAGATGCTACAAAAGATTGGCCTGCTGATAAAATTGAAAAAATTAAAGTTGGGACGATGACATTAAATCAAAATCCTATAAATTATTTTGAACAAGTAGAAAGTATTGCGTTCTCGCCAGGCGCATTAATACCGGGTATTGAGCCATCTGAAGACAAATTATTACAAGGTAGATTGTTTTCTTACTTTGATACTCAAAGGCATAGATTAGGACCTAACTTTTTACAGTTAGAAATTAATAAACCCTTAGAAGACCCTAAAAATTATAATTCTGACAGTTGGATTAGTGCTGGCAATAAAAGATTTGAAAACCCTGATATTAACTATCAGCCAAGTTCTAAAGCTTCATTAACAGAAGACCCGCAATACAAACAGTCTGAAACTACACTTACGAATGTAACCATCACACAAAAGAAAATTACTAAAACAAATGATTTTGCTCAAGCTGGGGATTTTTACAGATCACTTACAAAACAAGAACAGGATAATTTAATTAAAAATTTGAGTGGTGATTTGGGGCAAGTAACGGATAAAAATATTCAAAAAACAATGATTGGCTATTTCTATCAAGCGGATAGAGAGTACGGTATGAGAATTGCTAAAGCCTTAGGTTTTTCTCAGAAAGATTTTATGAACTAA
- a CDS encoding hydrogen peroxide-inducible genes activator, translated as MTLQQLEYVIALDTYRHFVTAAEKCFVTQPTITIQVKKLEDEIGFLIFDKSKFPIRPTDLGEMFIQKSKVILQEVSELKNMVRIELDNLEGEYRLAVLPTISPYLIPLISGAFSQKYPNTILKIQEMESDQIILALQKKEIDMGILVTPLNEPFIREIKLYNEPFIFYGQKNYFEKDKKSIAVEEIEKLDNIWLLEKGHCFRNQVLNICGNVESTKTIQFQSGSIEALKKMVNNYGGFTLVPEMAIDANDSGAAIHFTAPKPVREVSLVTHHSFSKDVLLDALRLEILDKTPEEFVKNERFFKINWR; from the coding sequence ATGACTTTACAACAATTGGAATATGTAATCGCCTTAGATACTTACAGACACTTTGTTACAGCTGCCGAGAAGTGTTTTGTAACACAACCGACAATAACTATTCAAGTAAAAAAACTGGAAGATGAAATAGGGTTTTTAATTTTTGACAAGAGTAAATTCCCCATAAGACCAACAGATTTAGGTGAAATGTTTATCCAGAAATCAAAAGTAATTTTACAGGAAGTGAGCGAATTAAAAAATATGGTACGTATAGAGTTAGATAACTTGGAGGGGGAGTACCGACTAGCAGTGCTACCCACAATATCACCGTATTTAATTCCCTTAATATCAGGTGCTTTTTCACAAAAATACCCAAATACAATTCTAAAAATACAAGAGATGGAGAGTGACCAAATTATCTTAGCACTCCAAAAAAAAGAAATTGATATGGGGATATTAGTAACCCCTTTAAACGAGCCGTTTATCAGAGAGATCAAATTATATAATGAACCCTTTATTTTTTACGGTCAAAAAAATTATTTTGAGAAGGATAAAAAATCTATAGCTGTAGAAGAAATAGAAAAATTGGATAATATATGGCTTTTAGAAAAAGGGCACTGTTTTAGAAATCAAGTGCTAAATATTTGTGGAAATGTAGAAAGTACAAAAACAATTCAGTTTCAAAGCGGCTCCATAGAAGCCTTAAAGAAGATGGTAAACAATTATGGCGGATTTACCTTAGTTCCTGAAATGGCAATTGATGCTAACGATAGTGGTGCTGCTATTCATTTTACCGCACCTAAACCTGTACGAGAGGTAAGTTTAGTAACACACCACTCTTTTAGTAAAGATGTTTTGTTAGATGCTTTACGTTTAGAAATATTAGATAAAACGCCCGAAGAGTTTGTCAAAAACGAGCGTTTTTTTAAAATTAATTGGAGGTAA
- a CDS encoding peroxiredoxin-like family protein: METKNKIRPLENELNEKKTAFEHTASADKKKKYAEGIASVVHNEITQKALQVGDTAINFTLPNAVGEKITLYDELKNGPVILMWYRGGWCPYCNMQLHYMQEALPEFKKLGASLLAITPETPDNSISTKEKNNLEFEVLSDLDNKVGYQYKVVFKLTEDVKEIYENGFGLSNFNGNDKGELPLAATYIIGQDKIIQYAFLDADYRNRAEPQDVLEHLK; this comes from the coding sequence ATGGAAACGAAAAATAAGATAAGACCTTTAGAAAACGAATTAAACGAAAAAAAAACGGCTTTTGAACATACGGCATCAGCAGATAAAAAAAAGAAATATGCAGAAGGTATTGCTTCAGTAGTACATAATGAAATTACGCAGAAAGCTTTGCAGGTGGGAGACACCGCTATAAACTTTACCTTACCAAATGCTGTCGGAGAAAAAATTACACTGTATGACGAACTAAAAAATGGTCCGGTAATTTTAATGTGGTATCGAGGTGGATGGTGTCCTTATTGCAATATGCAATTGCACTATATGCAAGAAGCACTACCTGAATTTAAAAAATTAGGAGCAAGTCTATTAGCAATTACGCCTGAAACGCCCGACAATTCTATTTCTACAAAAGAAAAAAATAATTTAGAATTTGAAGTTTTAAGTGATCTTGACAATAAGGTTGGCTACCAATATAAAGTTGTCTTTAAACTAACGGAGGATGTCAAAGAAATTTATGAAAATGGATTTGGCCTAAGCAACTTTAATGGGAATGATAAAGGAGAATTACCTTTAGCTGCCACCTATATAATTGGTCAAGACAAAATTATCCAATATGCATTCTTAGACGCTGACTATAGAAATAGAGCAGAACCACAGGATGTACTAGAACATTTGAAGTAA
- a CDS encoding MarC family protein: protein MDSIITYSLSVFMAFFAIMNPIANTPIFLGLVEGKNKDQKKKIAKTATITAFIIVVSFIFAGKYIFELFGITIPAFKITGGILIFYVGFEMLMSKKSKIQSPEDNEDDSSVGISPLAIPILAGPGTIVTGMNFVTNASYTHIGIVVGIFGLMILLTYLAFVLSDVIVEKIGENLIAVIGKLMGLILAIIGTGMIIEGIKLSFTL from the coding sequence ATGGATAGTATAATTACTTATAGCTTAAGTGTTTTTATGGCCTTTTTTGCAATTATGAACCCTATTGCAAATACACCCATTTTTTTAGGGCTTGTAGAAGGAAAAAATAAAGATCAGAAAAAAAAGATTGCCAAGACAGCTACAATCACAGCTTTTATAATTGTAGTGTCCTTTATTTTTGCTGGGAAATATATTTTTGAACTTTTTGGAATCACTATTCCAGCATTTAAGATTACCGGTGGAATATTAATATTCTATGTGGGGTTTGAAATGCTGATGTCTAAAAAATCTAAGATACAAAGTCCTGAAGATAATGAGGATGATAGCAGTGTAGGGATATCGCCTTTAGCTATTCCTATCCTTGCAGGACCAGGGACAATCGTAACAGGAATGAATTTTGTAACCAATGCAAGTTATACACACATAGGTATTGTAGTTGGTATTTTTGGGTTGATGATTTTATTGACCTATTTGGCTTTTGTTTTAAGTGACGTAATTGTAGAAAAAATAGGAGAAAACTTAATCGCTGTTATCGGAAAATTGATGGGCTTAATACTTGCTATTATAGGAACTGGAATGATAATAGAAGGTATTAAATTAAGTTTTACGTTATAA
- a CDS encoding M23 family metallopeptidase, with the protein MNFLRIILSIAVGFQVSCQEAKKEEPIPSSKTKKASIKVEPQKNKLDILIELFEQKSIYKARGFDFPIAKPNAKGYYNAQPFGDNHHLGDDWNAVTGGNSDLGDPIYATANGFVNFAVDVGGGWGKVIRIWHTTVDGVVVESLYAHCDTIIIEQGQYVFKGDKIATVGNADGIYLAHLHFEIRDDITLPIGNGYSVNTAGYLDPTKFIKAHRE; encoded by the coding sequence ATGAATTTTCTAAGAATAATTTTAAGTATAGCTGTAGGGTTTCAAGTTTCTTGTCAGGAGGCGAAGAAAGAAGAGCCCATTCCGTCTTCAAAAACAAAGAAAGCAAGTATAAAAGTTGAACCACAGAAAAATAAATTAGATATTTTAATTGAACTTTTTGAGCAAAAATCTATTTACAAGGCTAGAGGTTTTGATTTTCCTATTGCAAAGCCAAACGCTAAGGGATACTATAATGCGCAACCTTTTGGAGATAATCATCATCTTGGTGATGATTGGAATGCCGTTACAGGCGGAAATTCAGATTTAGGAGATCCTATCTATGCCACAGCAAATGGTTTTGTTAATTTTGCTGTTGATGTTGGTGGTGGTTGGGGAAAAGTAATCCGTATCTGGCATACCACAGTGGATGGGGTAGTTGTAGAGTCTTTATATGCACATTGTGATACCATAATTATAGAACAGGGTCAATATGTTTTTAAGGGCGATAAAATTGCAACCGTAGGAAACGCAGATGGAATTTACTTGGCACATTTGCATTTTGAAATAAGAGATGATATCACACTACCCATAGGAAATGGATACTCAGTAAATACAGCGGGATATCTAGACCCTACTAAATTTATTAAGGCGCATAGAGAATAA